The Anguilla rostrata isolate EN2019 chromosome 2, ASM1855537v3, whole genome shotgun sequence genome contains the following window.
cacacacacaagttccTCTGATATCAACAACAGATGTTCCTCTCACGTTTAGTAGACGGGACATcgcattgttattgttttacatGCCTGACCTTTTGGAGAGTGCGACTCGAGTAATGTCTCATGGTGGTAGCTAAAATCAAGTGCCTTGTGCCAAACTCACACTGGACACCAGGCACAAGATATATTTTAATACCTGTGCAGCACCCCAGCTGTTTttactgatttttgttttctgtctccTGGTAAAtccggttttaaaaaaatgaaagtagttTCAGAATGTGAATGCACACATAACTATAACAGGTCTCCCTTACGGAGGGAAATATATGGTAGGCTATGGTAACGATGAACTGGGCAGGCAGGTATGGTATGGGCTACTGCAGTTGGCTTTCTTTGGCATGGgcaaataacatatataactcAGGTAAAGCTGTGTGGGGTAATTTGGTATGATAAGGTGGTAAAGTTTAGTAGCTGACAAGGTGCCCATGTGTTTTTGTTACAATCAATTTCCCaggtttatttttctaaatgacTCTTAACACCAGCGATGGTTCACACTgattttaaagcacattttcaacaaGGATACATGTGAAATCTTCAGCTGTAGCTGatggtttaaaaatgtcagatcaagaaaTGATTGAGTTAATGAAATAATTAGGAGTGGGATGTAGAGCCTGGGTGAACATCTATGCTCACTAGCTGAGCCGTCATTTTCTCCAAGCCTTACACTCACagggtttaaatgaaattgCCTTAAGCTCTTTAAAATATTACTACACATTTCAGCGCTCAGTGCTTCAATCTTTAGCAAATCTATGAAAAACCTTTGgttctgattttttatttaaatggttcATTGAAATGCAACAGATGCATAAATATTATGTATGGTATTTGTATATACAGGCATTAGTAGCTATCATATTTAGCAGAAATAAAATGGTAACTGCTCTTGCATCTGGCCGGTTAactaaattaattacaaattcCAGCCCGAAATGGCAGACTCAGTGTTGGTGAACAAACACCTGTACGTCTGGGGAACTCAGTATCACAGTACACAGACGAAGGATGGAGGGcggtggggagtgggggatgGGTTGAATAACGTTCAGGAGACAGATGGGAGATGAAGATGTGGTTCTGGCTTGGTCAAGATAAGACCCATAACCACAGGAGCTTTTCTTCAAGGCCATAGGGCCAAATCtggattcatttgttttttcatttttttccacaaattgtGCTATTAGCTCAGCTGGGTCCAGTTAACCTTGTTCTGAGGTCTTTTATGTAACCCGCCTGTgatacacactgtgtgtgtggtaagagACGCGGCGCTGCTGGGCTTCGCAGCCAGACGTAAAAAGCCTCAGGTTCTTTATGACAGGGATTCCAATGACCGTGAAAACTCTGCAAACAACAACACAGACTGAGTGTTGCGTAAAGGATATCATTACTGTTTCTATTCCGCAGATAAACCTATAatgtcttacattttttttccagtggaaaTGTACTTTCTGCTTGTATTTATCTCACCAAGGCCTCTTACATATTTTAATCACTCAAATCAAAATCATTGGGTTTTAGTGTGTAAGCTTTGTTTCTGGCACACACAGGgcctataaaaaaaacaagagcgtATCAAGAGCAGCACCAAAGAGAACATTAGCGTTACGACAACTTAATTGTTCCTAGGTTTCGCTAATAAGAGGTTTTTGACCAAGTTCATTCTCTTAGATGAGGTTGTTGGATCTGAAGTTGCTGAGAATGTGGGTGAACGTGAGCATAAAACTTCAGTTTCATATGCAGATTCATATGTGCATTAGGCGAATAATGCAAAGCTAGAATAGAAAACCCATCCAGGTTAGAGTCAACATAATGGCAAATGGCTTTGGATTGTTATGCAGTGTCCTCTTGTGgacagaaaatgtaaaagcagCTCAAATAATGGACGTACTCCTGTTGTGCTACTTAACACCTTAGTAACACAGTAGCATGGTGCCCTTACTCTGAAATACAGTGATTGCAATAGCCTATGACTGACATCTCGTGGTGTTGAtttgaatggaaaaacaaacaagcaactGGTTGGAAAAAGTATGGAAAAGAACACGCATAAACAAATTCCGATGGTTCATTATGGGCATACAATCACTAGACATGCTCTTTGTGTAGTTCAGAGACAGGATTCTTTTATTTGCCTTCAgttgaatatataaatgtctGTGGAGCAGATCAACCGGTGGTCAGATTTCACTTGTTCTTTGTGAGATAAAACCAGCTGTTTAGTGCAGTTTCACTGACTGGCTAAATTAATCACACTATTTGACAGTGAAAAATTGTGCTGGTGCCATTGGTCGGGAAAGTATTAATAAGAGCATGCCGAGAAGTAGGCTATCAAAGCCCAGTGTGCACCAGGGTTACCAGAGAACCTAAGCCTCAGAGTAACTACCTGTCAACGCGGCAACTCAGCTTTCTGTTGTAGAGAACTGGACCTGAGCCACTCTCTATTCAGAAAACGGAGTGTTCTAGTCTGTAGTTTTCACAGCAGAGAAACCAAGGGCTAGggatgtgaaaataaaattacagagaACTCCATGTGCTTAAATGTAACCCACATCCTGACTGCTGTCCACCGAGCAGGCTCACGTAGGCCTTCTGCTCATTTCAGTTTGCTCCAACATTTCCAGTATCCATTTTAGTGTTTCAGTCCCACTTCTTGGAATGGGTTGGCAACCAGAGCTGGAAAATCCAGAAAACAAAAGTCCTTCCCAGTATTTTACTCCAATAACCTGTAATTGCAAATTAGCACAATTATTCTGCCAGAAGGTGGaagtaattagtgaaatcagttcatgggtggaagaaatacATGGAATTCcactggactttccacctctgctggcAACACATTCAGCAGACTGGCAAGCTCAGGCCTGATATCAGGCAAAATATAGAGACCTGCATTGAACAAcgagaaaaacaggaagacttCCCCAGGAAATGCACTCCTTCCTACAGGATTTACATATTTCTGGGAACCACCACTCTCCCAGCATCTCCACATATTTGCACAAGTACAGACTACAGAGCAAAAACTCATCAACACCAATCAAAGCAATGCGTGGGACGTAATACGAGATTCCCTGGCTAATTTCACCTCCGGTCTGAATTTTACAGCCAACATCTCCACCTGAAGGACCTTTCTTAGAGCTATCAATCTCTGCTCTGAATTATTTTATACCAATGAAGACCACTGCTGGAATGAAAGCATGATGCAGTTTCTAAATACGTTTTCACCCTGTTGTCAGTTTTCCCCAGTAGCTCAGTATGTGGGAGAAGCTATTCATATTCAGCGCTGATAGCGGCTATATTAGAAACATTTGTTCCTGTCATGGCAGTAACACATGCCGCATGACAGGAAGAGGGGTTCTCCCTGTACCCACAAGCACATTCAGTGAACTCAGTGGTGGCAGATGATCACCGATTAGCACTGCTCTCCTGTGGCAGGCAGGCATTTAGGGAGCGGTATTCTTCTCTTCTGCATCTTGAATGTCAATATTCTTTAAACTCAGGCAGCGTGACATGATTCTACAAAACTATACCCAGTAGGGGTACCTCTGCTGCACTTCTCAGTGTGTAACCTGGTGTAACTCCGGGGAAACCAGTCAAGGAGAGAACATTCGCAGGCATTTCACAAATGTCACAGACTGTCCTTCACGCTTGTTATCTGTTAATAGGAGACGTGTTCATAAAACAGCCAGCCAATACTAAGAATATGCATTTGAGGGGAGTGTGTCCTCCGACTGTCACAGACGAGTGCAAAACCATTTTTGGACAAATCCatcaaaaccattttatttaggtaatttcatttgtgtttatacatatatatagattctctaattaaaatgaatctttACAATAGCCACTAAATAGGCACActgtacccccccaccccgccccccaagaATGCCCCCTTTGTCCCCAGATCAGATCACATTGTCTCGCAGTAACAGGGATTCTGCTGAAAGCATAGAATATTCTGCACTGCATCGCAGTGGCCCTGTGATCTAGAACGCACTGTACCACAGTGGCCCTGCGATCTAGAATGCACTGCATTGCAGTGGCCCTGCGATCTAGAATGCACTGCATTGCAGTGGCCCTGCGATCTAGAATGCACTGCATTACAGTGGCCCTGCGATCTAGAACGCACTGTACCACAGTGGACCTGCGATCTAGAAGGCAGTGCATCATAGTGGCCCTGCAATATAGaacacactgcatcacagtgGCCCTGTGCTCTAGAACGCACTGTCACTCAGCCCCAGAAACTGACACATTCTCCTCCCCATCCGTCCGTGGGGCTTCACACGCCCTACAGGTTTCCTCCGAACCACCGCCCGTCCCCAGGCCCCGCGCGTCCAGCTTCCGGTAAACTTACGGCGCTTGCCTGGTGTGTCCACCGCGACCGGGACCAGAGAACGGGCGATTTTTGGCAACGTGGTTGGGAGGCCGGACAGGCTAGTCGCCCGCGTGAGGAGAATGCCACGTTTCCCCGACACCGAAACTCTGAGAAAAGAATTCATAGTGCAACAGGGGGACCGCATCCCGCCAATAAAGAAATGTCACTCTTCCAAATAAAATTAACAGACAGGCTAAATCTAACACACTCAGAAAAGCAGATGAACAATCCCATGGCGGTCGGGAGGGAGTATCAACTTGCACAACTAGAAACGCTCTCGGCGCCAGGGCCAGTGTTACCTCGGGCTGGCTTGTTCCAGCAGAGAAGGGGCATCTGAAAGAAGATTCCAGAATGGCTTCTGTAGAAAATTCTTAAGGTACTACAGGTAATCTCACcacttctgtctgtctgactaaGATAAAGAATAAGACACTGAGGTCAGGGGCCTTTATCATGAAGTggagagttagctggataactgtactGAGAAAAAGCCAGACTTTCACTACAggccatgttccagatttgggagggttttactcagtgcagttatccagctaactcggtgATCCTGCTTCGTGGTACAGGCCCCTGGCTGTGAAGTGAGAGAAAACTGACTGTACAAGACAGCATTGGCCTTAAGGTTTTTGCTTGGGCATCTAAAGCTTCTTTTCCATTCACAATGTCAGAGGCACTTAAGTCTAGAAGATTGACTTTCCTTTTAATTTCTtgtcacaattttaaaatgtacctttttGTTTCCGTAACCCTTCATACGCTAAACAAAACGGGCTACGATCAATGTACGTTAACCAATTCACTTCCAGTTTAGTATGACTTGTAACAGCCAACAACAGGCTAACTGAAAAGAGCAAGTCATATAGGACAACaagaaatgctgaaaaatgGAGACTGCACTGCTTAAGGACAATTTCACATTTCTACACCTTTACGAATAGCTGTATCAAACTGAGATGCGAGATAGTGCTTTTTCCCCAACCAAAAAcaggttaaaataaataaacataagcTTCAAACTGACTCTTAAAACCTAATCCCACACACCCATTTTGAATACATTCAGCAAGAAATTCAATGCCATATATACACAATACAGACAGAACAGTAAAGCAGCCCCTCAGAAGCTTATGGTGGTGTTCGGTACACATAGATTAGCCTGCAAGTGGACACAGACAATGCATGCGCTGCACGTATGTGTGACAGGGCCAGTGGCATAGCTTTAATCTTAAAGGTTGTCATCTCTGTCATAGATGTCAAGGACCAAGgaggtttttttaaatcgaAATTTCAACACTGTATTCCTCAGgagaaaacaataacaaaatgatACCTGTTTTGTCTGGCATGAACCATCAGAGACCTTTCCCTAAGTCACTGTATACCAAACAGTAGGTAAATATCTTAACTATCTTATAAAACAACTAgcaaatactgtaaataatggGAGTGAATCCACCATGCTTCTAAATTATTATTCTGGCAAATAAGGAGTCACCCTTTTCCAATGAAAATCTTGGGAGGCTAATTTACACTTTTAtggtacaaaaaaacaaaacaaaacaaaaaaaacacaaaaaaaaagaagaagggagaggggTCAGTTGTGGCCGTCGTCGAGAATCTCCTTCACAAAAGAAGCTACGTCTGTCTCCTTGGAGTCATGCGTCTTGAAGAACGGGTGCTCCTGCGCAGAGGATGGAAAAGAGCCAATGAACTGCCTGCTGCCTCAATGATAAATGACAACAATGATTCTACTGTCATATAACTACTGTCCTGAAAGATTTAGCATCCGTAGCAAATCTACTTAAGTATACTCAACTTACCATGAGTTCAAGGTAGTTCAATCTCTCGCTTGGATTCTttttcaaactaaataaaagcatacaaactgaaattataattggaatacaaataccacaaaaaagaacattcagtTTCTAATGTTCTATATCTTTCCGCTTTTCGTCTCTGCCATTTGGAGTCAATTGTGCCTTGTGTCACTCTAGTGCCACTCGCCCTTGCTGAGACAAGATCAAATAGGTCTCAATTCTGTAAGACTGCTGCTGACATAGCCAAAGTTTGAATTCAGTTGCGGCTATTGGGTCATACATTGGGTGTACAGCTAGCACCTTCACCAACAAAGCCAGTTCGTCTGGATGTTTCATTTTTGGTGTATGCAGCTGATTTTGAGCATGCACCACACCTACCGCACCTGAAATCAattttcctttacatttttCCCcgaaagaatgaaaagaaaccTTTAGCACATTTTAGTGCTACTGAGATTAGAAGCTACCCAGAAGTAAGTGACATTACATCATGCAGTTAAAATGACCTGACTCGCTGTGTATGCATTCAGGAGTTAAAGGTAGAAGTCAGTAGTGAAGCAGCGCCGGCTCACCAGTGTGCTGTGAATTCGACAAAGTCCTTGGAGAAGCGGTCTGCTGGGAGCTGAGGGGACGGCTCCTCCACCACCTGCTTCAGCTGCTGGAAGGGCGTGCCCCACGATTCATAGGGAAAGCGCAGGATGGCCATCTCGATCTGACACGACAGGGCACAGTACCATCATCAGACAGGAGGACCAGCGCGTGCAGGAATACAGTGATAAAGGAATTCATTTAGGGTTTTCAGAGTGAGGTCCTTATATGGAATAATGGAACAAAGTGGACCCAAATTTGATTTTGTACATGGGGAATTACAGGGATGATAGACATTTGTGGGCAGACTATGGTACGAATACAAGCTAAATGACAAAGGTAACAATGGTTCCAACTGAACATGATTGCTAGTCTTCATAATCTGAATTATATCTTTTCTTTTAGGGACAGGTTAGGGACTCACCAGAGTGATTCCCAAACTCCACACATCTGACTTGACGTTGTAGCCATTCTGGCTCAGCTCAGGGTTAATTCTCTCTGGCTGCAGACACAAACGTGGGAGGAAATAGTTCACTATACACGAAACAGACCGTGGAAGGAGTTATTCACACACAAAGGCACTGAGAGGGATGGAAAGGGCTAATCACACAGAGACGGTGTGAAGGCTAACCACAAGAAATGATGGAGGAGATGCGTCAATCGCATCCAAAGACGAGTGAAGAGGGTCACTCAACAGAGACATGGGGAGAagagaaaggcaacagtaacatTATCTTCATAAAGGCCTTGCATAAACTTGcgcatttttatttcaccactGCATGTATATTTTTCTTTGCTTGGTATCCTtaaacagcactgcagtgatGAAACTCCATGGCAGTAAGGCTAGGTGTGCGACAGTAAATGAAGAAAGGCCGCAGCAGGTTTCACTCACAGCCATGTAAGGCTTGCAGCCAGCATCCAGCGTCTTAGCCACAGAGTCCACCAGATAGCCACTGATTCCAAAGTCACACATCTTCACATGGCCCTCTTTGTTAATGAGAACGTTAGAGGGCTTCACATctgaaaaagagggagaaatacCAGAAAGCGCACACTGAATGGATATAATTGCAAAAGAAACAGGGCTGAATTTCATTAAGGATCATAAATTGATGAaaaccgttcttgacaaaagtAGAACTGTCACAATTATATTAAAACACTGCGCTATCCGTGGTTAAAGTTTGCCATAAGTATGAAACCGTAATCATAGAATTCCACAAGAGGGCGCTACTTACCTCTATGAATTACAGACAGCTTACTGTGCAAATGCTCTAATGCTTTGACAATCTAgaccaaaaaaagagagagtaaTTGagttatttcagtttatttttagaaGCACACAGAAGTACCTTTCTCAGTGAAAATAGTAGCTATTTTCACTGAGAAAGGTATTCTTCAAAAAGCCTCCCGTAATACAGAAAATAGAATGTCAATGCTGAATAAGCAAGAGGCCAGAGAATGAGAGAAGCACACACTTCACAGAATCAGTCAAATGTGCAGTTTCCCCATTTACTGTGTTCGTTAGAACCATTACACCACACTACTTAAAAACtgaacactcacagacacggtTATCTTCCCTAGGATGTCTTCAGGAATCTTCTTCCCTTTCTCAATCACTTTTCTGTAGAACTTATCCAGAGAGGTATCCATCAGCTCCATGCAAATCCACACATCGCCCTGAGGaggacacacacagaagaaaaacagctaATCGTGAAGATCAATTCTCATATTGTTTGCATGTAAGGTTTTCAACTGTCCTGTAAATCGATGCAAATATAGATGCAAATACAGTACAGGTGCATTGTTCTGGGCTATGGCACAGAGGGAGGAAGGTAGCTCAGCCTAGTCCATGAATTCATGGTGGGACTAAGCTCTGCAGGCTTAGAACAATAACTGAAATCGGGTTGGGGCTCCAGTAGGAGGGCTTTCAGTAGTGGATACCTTAGCTACAGGTCATAGACTGGTGGCAGCTGGATGGAGCTTCTATGAAAGCGTTTGTCCTAGTTTTTTGACAGACACTACCCACACTTACTTGGTGTGGTGATAATCTCTACAGTGCCCCTCTCTTCTCCATTTCTTTTTACCTGCCCAGTTCCCGGTAGCAGACTGCTACAGCCCTGTTCCTACGCTGGTTCATGCCCACGCCTTGATGCAGCCAGGAGCTCCAGATGCATCGCCCTGCCCCTCTAAACTGCACACTATACTTCCCTTCATTTGGACTCATACTTTTCCATCTAGTTCATtacctcaactgtaacctgctcaaccccattttatttgctgtgttaGATCCCTCGTTAAATTTCTGTTACATCCATTCTACCCCTGATTTACACCACGCCACCCCTCTATAGCTGAGTTCCTCTCAAGATTTCTGACCAGCAGGCCAATGACAGCTGGTCAGTGAAAAgggctaaaaaaaacaaaacagaaggcTCTAATAAGACCCAGATTTCTTCCAGTTTTATTATAGGTTAATAAATTTTAACTGAGGGTTATAACTTCAAAACAGCAGAAGtctattataaaatattaagctaACATATGATAGTATAGGGTTCCAAggtcaaaaaaatattcaaattctgaaaattgcagtatttttttcctttcagttcAAAACCACTATCATTATGAAGCATTTGTATCACAAATGCATTAGCATCTCATTTACATCACAGGGTCACCAACATTTCAGTAAACAAATCTGTCTCAACCACATCGTAAGGTTGTAGTACAAGACATGATCATATCAGTGCCTTAAATGCAACTGCCAGTCTTTCAATGTAATATATTGTTATTAAATACAGTCTATGCTCAGATCATGTCCACTGCATTATTAGAATGAAAGACAAAGCGGACAAGGCACCAAGCCCTCAGACCCACCTCTCTGAAGAGAGCTCCATAGAAGGTGACTGTGTACGGACAGTCTACAGTCCTCATAGAGATGTCCAGGTCCATCAGTAACCTCTTCTGCTCCTGACTGTTGACTGTCGCTCTTATCCTCTGAGGACGCAAAAGACAGCACTGTACAAGATGCAGGCATATCCACGCTGGGTAACATGCACTAGGCCGGTCAGAGCGCAGACATACTGTACCAATCATAGGGATACTACGCTTACAATAAAACGCATTATATAACTTGCGGGATAACCTCTTATTGCAGTTATTACACCTTTTTTATTGCACTTAAgagaaatgcatatattttttccaaaataaaaactcaataGGCTAAATATCATAGTATAAGTTTTCTTTTGATCTTTGTGTACAAGAATtctcaatatttttttgtttgtaagataagaagtagcttttttttttagaaaaaaccACGCTTTTCGCATTTGAAATTCTATTTATGTACATACAAATGCTTGTTTCAAGAGCTCGTGAAAAAGCTGAAAGGAAATAATGCATTGACTTTTCCTAGCCTATGTACAGAGTGGATTTATTGTGACCTTTAGTGACCCATAGTGACTTTTACCCCTGCTTGAAAACCCTGCATGCTTAGTAAGCTTAGTCTCATGTTCAAGTTCATTTACACAACTTTCAAACGTAGTTTATGGCTTCCTTTGCCCTGAAATTGCTGATAGCTATTCTATTGCGTACAGAGAGTTACTTTCGCTTTCCATTTTTGCATAGCACAAGTGGAAGTTTGGCACACTGTTTAATGGACCTTTGATTGTTTATCGGTAAATGCTTGCATAAAAGACACTTTCATAATGATATAGagaactgtattattattataaaactaAATATGCTTTCGTTCTTAATCAGAAGTAAATCACAACACTACAGAAATCACTACAggataaagaaaatacaaaacaatttttggatttctttgtttttccagaaaaatatgCCCTGTATGTTTACTAAGTGAGACTCTCATAGGATCAGGGGATTTagtcattttggtacaaatgtgctctttatttcaagcttcgAACCATGTCTGCACTGTATACTGTTTTAAAGATAATGGGTTTATTTAAGAAAGAGGGGGATTCATACAACATGCCCAGGGCTTTAAGTGGGTTTCAAGAGGTTAAGTACCACATTAGTCAATCAGTGGATGAGCACGTTTCATAGGCCACAAgatattattatttacagtttAGTCAATGTCCACAGTAACTGTAAAAGTCTTGTTGAGTCTGAACTGCCTCAACCCTGTCCTGCCTGCCTTTGCTTCGGCAGCACTGTGGCATTGAGACACTACAGGCTACACCTGATGTCAACAGGAACATATTTTATGAGTTTTCATAACAGTCATTTGAGCCTAAGACAAACACCAACTTTCTTATTAGTGCTGATTTCTCAGCGTTGAATACGGAAGAAATTCCCTGATGATGCTGCTGTCAGCCTCTCTCACCTTGACTGCCATGATGGTTCCACTCTGTGCATGCCGTACCCTTTCCACCACGCCGTACGCCCCTCGGCCCAGCTCCGACAGCGACACCAGGTCATCTGCCTGCACCTCAAAATTCTGCacaacaaagagagagagcacggcATTCAGGGCCCGTGGTGTGTGCGGATTCCTCTGAAGGACTGCCTAGCACCTGGTACACACACTGTAATCAGAGCGATAAGTGCATCAGCATCTTCCATAGAATAAACCATTTGGGTCATGCAGCGGTTTCTGTTTCCAGAGGAGGGGCTCACAGGTTCCAGTTGTAAGATGCAGTCGGGACATCTCCAGAGCATTGGGCTGTGCAGTTTTGTCAACAGCCAGGCTGTGGCTCTAAAATGAGTGTCCTCAAAATTACCATTTCAACGTTTGTCAATCATAAAAGAGGgagatttccttttttaaaaattagcaaCAGCAAATTAGAACTGCAATGCATTCAAATCTCTTCCATTTATACCTTGTTTCTAACCACAAACGGCGTCACCGGTGATGTAACTAGGGATAAAAGTAAGCCAAATGCTAGCCAATAGAGGTAAAGCAGCTTCATTATGTCAACACTTCATTATTTTGTAGAGTGACAGGGATGTATTATTTTCAAGGCCTTGTCATCTCAAGTATTCTCCCTTAACGCACGACAATGTTCACTATGGAGGACAAGCAGTATTGTGATTAGTTTCCAAGTGTGGTAACAAGGATAGGTCGCATTCCAGAATATGCCTAAAGAGCATTTCAgttcagtagaaaaaaaaaaaaagctccaccCTGTGAAGTTAGGATTAGAAACTGCGCTGTATTTCTTTCGCCACACATCTACCATCCTCATTCATCACTGCTGACTCATACACAGACGGCTATATCTCCCGATTTGTTTTTGATTGCAAAACCTGGCAGATGTTGGAAGTGAAAAAATCCTCCATGCGAGAACCTGTGAGAAAAGACGAAAGCATGGGAATTTATCTCACTGTATCCTTGGTACGCTCATTTGTTGTTGCACGTGAGAACTGCTGACGCAGGCAGTGACTTAGTGCAAGAGGTGCGACTACAGAGGCTGGAGGAGTGTTATTTAGGAGTGCTAGGACGTCTATTCATCATGTAAATATTGATGTCCAGCACCTGCAAGATGGTGGTAGAGTAAGCACAACAACCACCTCCAGCACTCTTACTTCACTGGTCCAGTTATTTTCACTTAGCCTTTAAACATGTTCCATGATCTCCAAAATGGCAAATAATGACACAGTTCATTATTTCATGGATATATTTTTCAAT
Protein-coding sequences here:
- the LOC135248060 gene encoding dual specificity mitogen-activated protein kinase kinase 3-like, which translates into the protein MSRGTGKKKKPALRIPDEVFKQKEPNPVPPRNLDSRTFITIGDKNFEVQADDLVSLSELGRGAYGVVERVRHAQSGTIMAVKRIRATVNSQEQKRLLMDLDISMRTVDCPYTVTFYGALFREGDVWICMELMDTSLDKFYRKVIEKGKKIPEDILGKITVSIVKALEHLHSKLSVIHRDVKPSNVLINKEGHVKMCDFGISGYLVDSVAKTLDAGCKPYMAPERINPELSQNGYNVKSDVWSLGITLIEMAILRFPYESWGTPFQQLKQVVEEPSPQLPADRFSKDFVEFTAHCLKKNPSERLNYLELMEHPFFKTHDSKETDVASFVKEILDDGHN